In one Solanum lycopersicum chromosome 11, SLM_r2.1 genomic region, the following are encoded:
- the LOC101252740 gene encoding lipid droplet phospholipase 1-like, translated as MDVEDKPEHLLVLVHGILASPSDWTYAQAELKRRLGRNFVMYASSCNTFTKTFTGIDGAGKRLANEIMLVVKRREHTLKKISFLAHSLGGLIARYALALLYSDDLVAASATTNIKQKGLIAGLEPINFITLATPHLGVRGKKQLPFLFGVQILEKLAAPIAPFVVGQTGRQLFLTDGKPNKPPLLLRMASDSDDGNFISALGAFKCRLLYANVSYDHMVGWRTSSIRRETELCKPPRRSLDGYKHVVDMEYCSAVPSEGPHFPPEAAKAKEAAQNAPSMQNTLEYHEIMEEEMIRGLQQVSWKKVDVSFHSAFWPFSAHNNIHVKNEWFHNAGAGVIAHVADHIKQQEKQQECSLFITASL; from the coding sequence ATGGACGTGGAGGATAAGCCTGAACATCTTCTTGTTCTTGTTCATGGCATCTTGGCAAGCCCAAGTGATTGGACATATGCACAAGCAGAGCTAAAAAGGCGGTTGGGAAGAAACTTTGTCATGTATGCGAGTTCGTGTAACACTTTCACTAAAACCTTCACTGGGATTGATGGAGCTGGAAAGAGGCTAGCAAATGAAATCATGCTGGTTGTAAAGAGGAGAGAACATACCTTAAAGAAGATCTCATTTTTAGCTCATTCACTTGGTGGATTGATTGCAAGATATGCACTAGCTCTTCTTTATAGTGATGATCTGGTTGCTGCTTCAGCTACTACAAACATCAAGCAGAAAGGATTAATTGCTGGCCTGGAACCAATCAATTTTATCACCTTAGCAACACCACACCTTGGTGTCAGAGGGAAAAAGCAGCTTCCATTTCTATTTGGAGTTCAGATCTTAGAGAAACTTGCAGCACCAATTGCTCCCTTTGTGGTTGGTCAAACTGGTAGACAGCTTTTTCTTACAGATGGCAAACCCAACAAACCACCTCTTCTACTTCGAATGGCCTCCGATAGTGATGACGGTAACTTCATATCAGCCCTTGGTGCTTTCAAATGCCGACTACTTTATGCGAATGTATCTTATGACCATATGGTTGGTTGGCGTACATCCTCTATACGAAGGGAGACAGAACTTTGCAAGCCTCCTCGGCGGTCTTTAGATGGCTACAAGCATGTTGTAGATATGGAGTACTGTTCGGCTGTTCCATCTGAAGGTCCTCATTTCCCTCCTGAGGCAGCCAAAGCAAAAGAGGCAGCCCAAAATGCACCCAGCATGCAGAACACATTGGAATATCATGAAATTATGGAAGAGGAAATGATACGCGGCTTACAGCAGGTCAGTTGGAAGAAAGTTGATGTTAGCTTTCACTCAGCATTTTGGCCTTTCTCAGCTCATAACAATATCCATGTAAAGAATGAATGGTTTCACAATGCTGGAGCTGGTGTAATTGCTCATGTGGCGGACCACATAAAGCAGCAAGAGAAGCAACAGGAATGCTCCTTATTTATTACTGCTAGTTTGTAG